The genomic interval AATCAAGTAAATCGACCAACTTGGGGAGAATTTGATCGTCATTGTTCTTTATGGAACAAGTGATGACACAAgtgaattatatatgtatataacagCTTAGAAGCAATTAGACCTTTTAGTTTCAAAGCTATTGCCTCACTCTTGAGATAGAATCAGAATTAAGATGATTGTGTACTGGCGAAAGTGAGTTAGAATTAAGTTTGATGATCGAAGCTTTGACCCCACTGACCAAAGTACTGATCGATGAAGTTAACAACACAGAAATCAGTAATGGATCATTCATTAATTGTAACTCACCACGTACATaccactagctagctaggttcaTTCAAAAGACAAAATGGTGGGAAAACAATTTTAAGTATCAAGTGGCATGCATGAGATGGAAGTTTGTAATTGCGATTGTTTGCTGCTGATGTTTACGATTCACCCTTACAACCAGAGGCGGATCTAGGAACTAAAATTAGTTTAGGCTAGTTTACTCCCTTAATTTGTTTCGTCAATataattttgatatattttttggttaaaatgGTATTTTAATACAATCACCTTATTAAACCCAATTTTAGAAGAAAAGTAATAATACTGTTAGAAAAGAGGTTCTCTCACACGAAAAActagaaaatgtgaaatattttataaaaaaaggagtgagaaaagaaaagaaaaatgaaaatgtaaaaggTTGATACAAATCCATGGTAAGGTTTGAACCCAGGATATGGGGTTACCTGTGGAGAGACTAAACAAAAACTGACTTCTACAAGATTTTATTACTACTTGtgcaaaatatatatgcattgaaAAAGACTACTTGGGGCTGCAGCCCATAATACTCTTCAAACAAATCCGCCCCTGCTTCCAACATCTTCGTACTAGTGattagagaaattattatatataccggCTACATATCTCACGTGGTGTACCATCTTAAAGTTATTGTtccattttttactgtgattgttcttgattggttcttatatgtaaatattttttttttcattttcaccgcgtgcatgttaattataccgtGACATAATATGATTAGTTAGATACATCACATGACAGTGTCACGTAGTGTGGCAAGTATAGAGAACAATTACTCCCAGTGATTAAATCTAATCAGGATCCTTGCATCAaatgtaggggtgggcataaaaaacagaaatctcgatcccgtcccgaaattcataaggacgggacgggacggaggtctaaaaacgttcgtcccgtcccgatcccgtcccgcttcataatagtgggatgggacgtgagacgaataatttctatcccgcttcgtcccacctttaatgaaaacttaaaaattcttatatatttgtattaaaatgaaactaatttatgttcttaataactccaaaattatatcaactcaaataataatggtaaattataatattttgaacataatatgcattttttggttaaaatttcattattgaatgttactttgttatgaaaaaaataaaaatagaggtttttatttaacttcataagaAGGTGgaatttgtcccgtcccgtcccgaccgggattaatccagagtgtgatgcattcttaaaaaccctcgtcccgtcctgattccgtcccgattcaaaagagtgggacaaGACGTGAGATGAGGCATGTTCCGTGCCCACCCCTTAATCAAATGTACtcatttaaaatttgaaatggGATTACTTGGTATTATCTCAGAGGCATTTCCCCCTAAAATTTTCTTGTCATTTTCCCCCACTCAAAACATTTTCTGATTCtaaatacaatatatatttaaaaataccAAGAAATCCAATAAATTCACTGTTACACATTGATTTTTGAATTGTTAACTCTCAGCTCCATACTTTGTACTTACTTAATTAACAACGGTCACCAAAGCAAAGGCTCTTCCATCCTCTGGTAAAGCTTAGGGATATGAAAAGCAACAATGGCCAGAGATTTAATTAACAATGCAAAACCCTAATAGTGGGGTGACTGAGATACTGGTGCTTATAATAGTAGATGGCTTTATTCCGAAGCATATGGGCATTGCATGATTTTGAGAGCAAAGGGGAATCAAATGAAGCAGCTTTTTTCCCCATAAGGAGTTGAGTTTTGCACCATTATTGTGTAATTAGTGTGTTTACCTTATTGTGCGCTTTGCTTTGCCCCAGAAAAGTCTTTCCTTGGGGTTACAAAATACAAACTTGCAATGGTTACCAATTAGCCTAGTTTATGGTGTCACCTGCCTTCGCCATAAATTACTGTTGGCTTTGTGAAAACGAGCTCCAGTTAGCAGTATATATTGTAATTCCCgtctatatatattataacacCTTTGACGGACAATTACAGAACTTAACTACAATAACTAGAGTAACAATTTCACTCTAAGCCCTAATCAGAGGATGTAGTTTAAATAGACACAAGTATGTACGTAAAGCCATATGCATTGAACAAGTAAAACGTCGATAATCGTTCACCGAGCATGGCACACTAAGATTGACCCCGTTTTTTTAGTAATTCAAATTGGAGATAAACTTGTCGATCAGGTGGTAGACGTTCGATCATGTTCATCAACGTGCTATTACACTACGAATATATAACTATTTGTAATATAGAACTATAGATATTAGATTGATCACTGTGATTGCACGGCTGATCATCAATCATCAAGTTAGTGAAACTGTAGACGTGTAGTCCTATTATTGGAAGGCTTACTTTCGTAACTGTGCAATTAATTAACGTAGCAACTTATTGTGCAAATTATGAATTAGTTAACTGTTTATAAACCAACACCTGTATGTATACAAGAGCCCCACATAACCCTAATCCAGAAGCACTTTTCTACAAAAGCCAAAGGAGCTCCTTTGGCCTTTCCAACCCCACCCTCCTCTCAGCTTTCATGCTCTGAAAGCACCCCCAGCTGAAACTCTGCAACTATATCCCCAAAAATCCCAGCAACAGCTTAGCTCCAATATCATGTCTACAACAATGGCCAAGCTCAAAAGCCAAAGAAAACCCACCAAGGTGACCAAGCCAACCCACCAAAAAATCAAGAAacagaatcaaaaccagaaccaGAATACCCAAAAGCCAGAGATCAAGCCAGCCTATTGGGCTGTTGTGAGAGGCTTACTGACTTGCAAACATCACCAAGCAGTTCAGCTACTACAAAAAGAAGGTAAACATCACCCACAGAAACAACAAAATGAGCAACTAGCAGCCATGGAAGAAATGAGCGCTGCCAAGAAGTGCAAGAAAATGAGATGCTCTGGCTCATTATGTAGCAACACAAAAATCACACACAGGCCTGAGCTAGGATCTCCAGAAGTCCACAAGAAAAGGGCTTCTTCAATGGGCTCCTCAAGCAGCACCAATGAAACTTCAAGCAGATCCATGAAGGCTCCTCTGCATGAGCTCAATGGAGTTGTCTccacctcttcttcttcactctCTGCATCTTCAAACCTCTCCTCTGCTGGTGGGTCCTTCAGGACGATGCCTTTCAGAAGGTTCTCAGGCTGCTATGAGTGTAGAATGGTGGTTGACCCTGTTCTTGGTTTCGTTAGAGACCCTTCTGTCAGGGGAAGCATCTGCACATGTCCTGAATGTGGTGCCATTTTCATGAAAGCCGAAAACCTGGAACTACATCAAGCTGTAAGGCATGCAGGTACATATTTTTCAGCAATACTTGATTTTCATTTAAGGCTCAGTTTATAATAGTCAGCTTGCACTCGTAAAGCCATCGACTTTCAGTTAGTTTATCACCTTATCATTCTTCAATGCACGCCATTTAAATGCGCCTTTTACTCTACCTGCATCATCTTCATGACCCCGAAATTCTTagtcttttttgttttgtttttcattataCAGTTTCAGAGCTAGGTCCAGAGGACACGAGCAAGAACATAGTGGAGATCATATTCCAATCCAGCTGGCTAAAGAAACAAGCTCCTATCTGCAAGATCGATCGCATCCTAAAAGTCCACAACACACAGAAAACCATCTCCAAATTCGAAGAGTACCGAGACTCCATCAAAGCCAAAGCCACCAAGCTCCAGCTTCCGAATAAGAAACACCCACGTTGCATTGCCGACGGCAATGAGCTTCTCCGGTTCCACTGCACCACCTTCGACTGCTCTTTGGGCCTCAACGGCTCCTCCAACCTCTGCAATTCCATCCCAAGCTGCAATGTCTGCAGCATAATCAAAAACGGCTTTAAAGTTGATCGGAGTGAGATGGCTGGAAGTAATTGGATTCTAACTACGGCGACAAGCGGGAGGGCCCATGACATGGCGGCAGTGGCGGTGGAGGACGGCCGGAGGGCGATGCTGGTGTGTCGAGTAATAGCTGGGAgagtgaagaaaaatgtggATGGacaaggtggtggtggtggggtGGAAGAGTACGACTCGGTGGCCGGAGCTGTAGGGGTGTATTCGAATTTGGATGAGTTGTATGTGTTGAATCCCAAGGCTATTTTGCCTTGTTTTGTTGTCATATATGGAGGGTTTTAGGTTTCATGACTATGGTAATTAAGAACTAATTATTCTGTTTTGGGTACTGACTGATCGATCTGTCTGAAAATATCGTTGATTCGATCTCTTTTAAGATTTGGTATTTTCTGGGAAGTGAGCTATCACTATCAGCTTGTCTGATCGccccatgagaaattaagattGTAACTTGTCTTTTTGCTACCTGTAGTTGATGCAAGAAACAATAACAAAACTATGGTACTAATCACCTATTGATCTACATTAATTCATTCTTACAATAATCACGTGGCATGTGTCTCATTTATCTGGCTCGTCGACTAAGATTAGATCTGAATTGTTGTAATATGATTGTACGTACGTATATCTTACATCTATATCTCATCTGATTATGTTTTGAATATAGAGTGAGACATGCGACTGATTTCCATAATCGTTTTGAACAACGTCAAACTGCATGTAAATCCGTAGCTTAACATCCTCATATGGTGAAAGCTAGTGGTGGTTTTGGGTTCTTCTATGGCACATAGTTGCAGAAAAATAATACCtttaaaatacttaaaattaaGATCTCATGCAATGAAACGTGAAACTATGTGGTTGATAATTGATTTATATTTCTGATCACACTCATGagcaaaatttcaaattacataTCATACAACACGGTGTATCATATATAGATAATCAGTTGATCCTTTAAGTAATCTTAGTACTTTTCTGCACGTAAGATATGTTAGTGGATTCTTTTCAGTTAGTTTTTGTTGGGTGAAACATGAAGGTCAACGAAGAACCCCTAAACTTGTAGGTGAGATTTTGGAAGAGTTCAAATTCTTAGCTGGGTAAATGACAAACGAGTATTGCTGGACGACTTGCTAGTGTAATGTGAACCAATAATTTATCTTCATGAAAATTTGTGCAACGGAGAGTGCATTAATGACTCGATGAAACCAAGTGAAAATTTTGAGTATCGGAATTTGCATGTCCTAAGAACGAGAAACTCTCTGGCTCGATCtgtgatttttcctttcaaataCAAAGCTGTATTAGCCTATTAGGGAACTATTAGGGGCGGACATGCAGAcccgaaaattgaaaaaaattatatccAAACCTAAATTGGATcagaaaaaatcaaaaattgaaaaaaaaacgaactaaaaataaaaaatcgaaccgaaccgttttcGGTTAGTTTTGGGTCCAGTCCCTCATAAACCGAATGAAATTAACCCGACCCAAATAACCTTAAGTCAACGGTCAACAACATTATTTGTTtacttttattatttaaaaaaaagtaaaactaaaGCCAACATAAACCTAATTGACTTAATCAATTTTACGGTCTCTCATCCTctaagacaaaaaaaacttatgactctctctctctttttctaaATCCTCACTCCTTAGTTTAGCGCTATATTAAAAGTTTACTTCATTCTGCAACACCAGTCCACATAGCTCCTCATTCCTCCATCGATCTTCATATCTCGTCGCTTCTCTTTGTACCGTGACTCtaaaaaatgaattatctAATCAATGATTTCATTAATGTTTCATATCCTTAGCGAATAAGTATCAATAACGGCTCACATGAGACGTGAAATAAGGCTTAGACAGACCAGCCGACCTATACGACGGACTTAGCGTGGTTTAATTACATGACAGAGAGTGTGAACATTTTTGTTCCTCTCTGATTTTAATGCATTAGAGTTTTTTTCGTACTTAAGCTAAATATGGATTGTGGAGATGTTAGAGTCAATTatgtatgaaataatcaattagaccttttgtttttcatctttatgttaaattttgtactttgaaattcatgtctaatattatgtattttacatacgggtaaaaccggaaaaaaaaaactgaaccaCACTGAACTGTGCGGGTAAAGTCGAGTTGTGGGTCACATTCTCTAAAAcggaaaaaccgaaccgaactaaaccaaatttaaaatttgggttggattatgggttttgtccaaaaccgagTTGTAGTGATCCATGTCCACCCCTAGGCACTATGGTCAAGTTATGAGGGAAGAAGATGTTATATTTAACTATGTACGTAATATACCATAGATAAATTACCAGACTTAATTTACTTGttggagaaattattatatgtaccaTGTATATAGCTCACGTGGTGTACCCCACTAATGATATTAATCCATTTTTTTACTGTGTTTATTTCTGATTGGTTATACTCATAttcaaataatatttttcattttttaccgCGTGCATGCTTACCACACCATTAAGTAATATGATTAGCTGGATACATCATATAACAATGTCACGTGGTATCAGGGTACACAGAATAACCTAATTAATCAAGTCAGAGCTGGTTTGGCTTTTACATCAAACCAGAAGAAATGGACAAGCTTGCGCTTTCAAGGTCTTCGTTTGCACTAGCTATGCTAAACAAAGGGATACGAGGAACCTAAATTCATATAAAGAATGCTTGGTTCAAAAAGAGGAGACCGGTAGAAGTGAACACGAATTCTAGTGAAGATGCTCGATCAGTGAACCCAAAGGGTTGAAGAACCTTTGTTCATGAGTAGTTAACGACGTCCTTGGTGGTCCTCGATCTCCCTATCCTTTGTTGAACTATTTAAATGAGCAACGGGCTTCTTGGGTTTGCCCTTCCTAGCCACATTCTCACAAATCGGTTTGATGAATGTACGTTATAAcaaaaagtgaaaattttaagaaccATACATCACAAAATGCTCCACTCTAAATTaagggtaatttagttttGTTAACTTCAAGATGGTAAATAATGTTTATAACTCTACCCAATATTTGTACATGTCGTCAACCTTCCGTTTTTTTAGagttttctctctattttGCAAGGGTAATAGTGTATTTTCCCTTCTCCGGCCAATTCATTGTGTGCACTGCGCAAGTATATCAAAATCTCTCCCAAACCAGAGAACATGGTGGAGACCATTTATCAGTCTCAAAATCCCTCCCAAGCCCAACTGAGTTGGGTTTCTTTGAATAATCTAATCCAACCAATTCAAGCACCACTCTGATTTCTTCTTGTCAACTGAAGCAGCTTGGCCTTTTTTAGACTTAATAGCTTCGGTCTATTGCATAGAGAAACCAGATCAATTCCGCTCCCCAAATCATTCTTGAAATAATCAATATACCTCGACTCCAACTCATAGAAGTTGTTCACCACAACCCTGAAACTCTTGTCTTTTGATAGGAGCATTTTTATGCGACATTCTTATTATTTAAtcatatgtttttctttgttattgTTATTATTTCCTTGTAATTTATTTAGTTTTGTATTTATTTGATAATCTTGAGCAAACTAAGGAAAAAAGGTTAAAAGAAGGAAATTGCATGGATTTCTGATTCAATGAGGATTCTCGATGAATTATGACTTTTCTTTCAAGCAAGGAGTTAGAGATTAACAAGGATACGAATTGAAAAGTCATTCAGCACTTAAAAAGGCCAGAGAGACGTCAAGAAGGGAAGAGAACGCACAAGAGGAAAAGAGCCTTAAAAACAACTCAAGGAGAAGAAGTAAAGTTCAGAGCCCATAAGCGATCGATCATCAACCCTAAACAATCGATCGTTTGCCCTGTTTTTccatctttttaattctttcTTCATTCCAAAATTCATGTTTTTCTTTCGTGTGTTTTCAAAGATGATGAGtagctaattttttttataggtAAGGGCTGCTTTAAGCCCTAGACATGGTGTAGCTATGATGTTGGCGTTTATATAATATGTTCTATGGATTTCAGATATTTATTGGATTATTGTTCTATTCATTGATCAACTTCGTATGTTTATTGATGGCGCGCAAAATTAGTATGCATGCTAGGTTATAAAGCTATGAGTATCTTGTATGATCATCATGTCTATTTGCATTCTAGAGTAGCAAGTGAATGACTTGAGCCCCATTCATATAATCCAATGTCTAGGTTGATTAGGAAAACACCAATACCGACATTGTCTACCTTTATTCATAATCCTTAAGACCTTAATGACTTCTAGGTGAGAGATGTGCGAGAACATCACTCTATGTTCCATTATAGATGCTAAGTTAAGTTGAAAACATCATTCTCTTAATATACCAAATAAGAAGGGTTGATAGGTTAAGTTTAACACACCATTGGCTTAACTTGAGTAAGGATATCCGAATGAATTGAACATATTCGTAAACACATCATAGATGTAATCATTGTCTAGTGGTGAGAAGGGGTTCATAGCTAGTTTttattgtttgatttctaaaaCCAAAACTTTCAATTTAGTTTTCCTGTTTTTATTCTTCTGTTTACTGTTTTGTCGATTTTTTGTAGTATAGTAATTCAACTCTGATTATCCCCAaattttgtgtgtgtctttGTTAGTGTGTCTAGTATCTCCAGTTTTAATTTCATGAGTTTTGGTTGAGTCTAAGTATAGTTTCTGATTTCGTATTTGTCTAGTGTATCTTCTGAGTTTAGAGTATGTTTTGCTATTGTTGAAGTTACAATCCTCTGCGGGAGACCCTACTTTCCTATAATACTATCGATTATCAAGTGTGATTGCAAGGTTAATTTATAAGCTGATTTTATGCTTATCATCTTCCAATTTACCATTGTTTCTAGCGAAAATGGGGAGTTGGGACATTGTCGGTTCGACCCGATCGGGAAGAATCGGGAACAAGGATAGCTTTAAATCAGAACCCACTTTCTCATACGGCCCAAATTGATTGACTTTCTGCATAGCACAACGAGAGAATTAAGAACCCATTCATGTTGAAGACAATTCTTGAGATTCAGAGGAAGTCGATGACGTCAGAAGCCCACATGTGGATGATGTCGATAACGTCGAAAGGGTCTTGGGAGAGGTTGTTGGAAGGCAAAGATATCAGCAAAGGGGACAAAGCACATGGAGGTGACGGGTGGGACGACGTTGTTTGGGAGGTCGAGGGCTTGGATGGTGATGCGACGGTTGAGGGTTTAGTCGCGGTGGATGGAGTTGCAGAAGCGGACGTGAGAGAGGTGAAAAAGATAGTGGACACAATTACCCTTGAAAAATAGATGGAAAATTATGAAACAAATGGAGGGATTAACGGTATGTATAAGTATTGAGTCAAAATCTATATATCGTGTACCGTTTTGAAGTTAaagaaaacttaattacatttaattTAGAGTGGGGCACTTGTATGGTGTGTTCTATTCATTTATTTGATCACGATTGCATGATCAAAACTttaaaaattacataaatGCTTTATAATGGGAGATTCATAAGATAAATTATTGATTTTGCATTACAATGAATTTCGGATCTTGGGACATGATTTACGCAACTCTAAGCTTCTAGTAGTTCTCTAATGAACGGAGAAGCTACCATATCCAAGACATGGGCCCTCGAATATTGTGGCATTGCATGTTTTCTGGTCTAGGCACCAGCAAGGCATGCAAATGATGCAATTGGTAACAATAAGAATGGAAGGTTGAGCACTTGAGCAtggctttttttttggtttcccAAAAAATCCCTCGTCCTTTGGGAGAGAACTATATCTTTGAGCCGCACTGAACCGCCGGGTTATGGCAGAGAAGCTCTCTCAACACTGTAGGTACCCCGTAGTTTTACTAATTTCTTGACTCTTTTTTTTACTCATTTTTCCCTGTCATTTGGATTTATCGTCATGGTTTATTACTATGTAGCACAGACACGTGATATGGGCAGCATATTgtgtgtccgacacggacacagACACGCTTGGACACGCGTGGACACGCGAATTGACTTTAGACACGACCCGGGCACGTGAGTATCTGAATTGGACACGCGAGTATCCGAatcggacacgcaccaactcataataaaagtgaaagtgcttatgatgagattcgaaccttggttatccaaggcactcaacaactcctctaccattccaacagattcaatttttgttatatttatgcacactttaatatatatatataaggagagaaactcgtgataaaaataaaaatgattgtggtgagattcgaaccttggttatccaaagtacttatcaagtccttagtcattcaaacaagttatgttttcatcattttaatgcacactttgacatatatatatatacatctaaaattctaaatactttcaaatttataaattaatttgttaaatatatatatatatatatatattaaaataatatttaattaacgtgt from Argentina anserina chromosome 2, drPotAnse1.1, whole genome shotgun sequence carries:
- the LOC126784186 gene encoding uncharacterized protein LOC126784186, with protein sequence MAKLKSQRKPTKVTKPTHQKIKKQNQNQNQNTQKPEIKPAYWAVVRGLLTCKHHQAVQLLQKEGKHHPQKQQNEQLAAMEEMSAAKKCKKMRCSGSLCSNTKITHRPELGSPEVHKKRASSMGSSSSTNETSSRSMKAPLHELNGVVSTSSSSLSASSNLSSAGGSFRTMPFRRFSGCYECRMVVDPVLGFVRDPSVRGSICTCPECGAIFMKAENLELHQAVRHAVSELGPEDTSKNIVEIIFQSSWLKKQAPICKIDRILKVHNTQKTISKFEEYRDSIKAKATKLQLPNKKHPRCIADGNELLRFHCTTFDCSLGLNGSSNLCNSIPSCNVCSIIKNGFKVDRSEMAGSNWILTTATSGRAHDMAAVAVEDGRRAMLVCRVIAGRVKKNVDGQGGGGGVEEYDSVAGAVGVYSNLDELYVLNPKAILPCFVVIYGGF